A window of Psychromonas sp. CNPT3 contains these coding sequences:
- a CDS encoding phosphoethanolamine transferase, whose translation MILNFLKQLKEKHLVFKMNTLILCLSAYYALIFNQPLLQLFFDLAKSSPPLVAYSGALLLLSAFIIVFSCISLPYLFKIIMIPLILTSSLSFYATKQYHVLFDTTMIENLLSTDLNESLTYLNAYSVMYFLVLGALPAILLFFIKIKYAKNIAKEILHRAILVVSACLIIFFIAFFYYKDYASIGRNNAYLNKMILPAYAFNFVRYLNHQYLTKVLPFKELGNDATLSLTKNNKPNLVVVVLGETARAQNYTYNGYTRNSSPYTKSLDMIPFLNTRSCGTYTALSVPCMFSNMSRANYNKARATTEDNLLDIMQKSGVSITWIENDGGDKGVAKRLSKIEVSTKNQKPYCSSNNCFDEALISELKQQLATKNNIDRLIVLHLKGSHGPTYWQRYPSEKSRYTPSCDQKDIEHCTDEEIVNVYDNSLVYTDFIVSLAIKALQKQQSNYNVALTYISDHGESLGEKGLYLHGTPYAFAPKEQTHVPWSFWLPEQYMQAHSFDSACIRKKGAIGGLSHDNFFHSMLGLLGVNTRLKDNNLDLFSTCNKG comes from the coding sequence ATGATTTTAAATTTTTTAAAACAATTAAAAGAAAAACACTTAGTCTTTAAAATGAACACGCTCATTTTATGTTTAAGTGCTTATTATGCGCTGATATTTAATCAGCCCTTATTGCAATTATTTTTTGATTTAGCTAAAAGTAGCCCTCCATTAGTGGCATATAGTGGCGCCCTTTTGTTGTTAAGTGCTTTTATTATTGTTTTTTCTTGTATCTCACTGCCCTATTTATTTAAAATAATCATGATCCCCTTGATCCTTACGTCATCACTGAGTTTTTACGCCACAAAGCAATACCATGTGCTCTTTGATACGACGATGATTGAAAACCTTTTATCGACAGACTTAAATGAGTCACTTACCTATCTCAATGCATACAGCGTCATGTATTTTCTTGTCTTGGGCGCTCTTCCTGCTATTTTACTTTTTTTCATCAAAATAAAATATGCCAAAAATATCGCTAAAGAAATACTACATCGCGCCATACTCGTAGTAAGTGCCTGCCTTATTATCTTTTTCATTGCTTTCTTTTATTATAAAGATTACGCATCGATCGGCAGAAACAATGCCTACTTAAATAAAATGATCTTACCGGCATATGCCTTTAATTTCGTAAGATATCTAAACCACCAATACCTGACTAAGGTGCTACCTTTTAAAGAGCTCGGAAATGACGCCACATTGTCGCTCACAAAAAATAACAAACCTAATTTAGTCGTCGTGGTGTTAGGTGAAACTGCCCGCGCTCAAAATTATACTTATAATGGTTATACAAGAAATTCATCTCCCTATACTAAATCATTAGATATGATCCCTTTTTTAAATACGCGTTCTTGTGGTACTTACACCGCTTTATCTGTGCCTTGTATGTTTTCAAACATGAGCAGAGCCAATTACAATAAAGCGCGCGCAACCACAGAAGATAATTTATTAGATATCATGCAAAAAAGTGGTGTTAGTATCACTTGGATCGAAAATGATGGCGGGGATAAAGGCGTCGCAAAGCGTTTGTCGAAAATAGAAGTATCCACAAAAAATCAAAAACCATATTGCTCTTCAAATAATTGTTTTGATGAGGCACTTATTAGTGAATTAAAGCAACAACTGGCCACTAAAAACAACATCGATCGCCTTATCGTTTTACACCTTAAAGGTAGCCACGGCCCTACTTATTGGCAGCGTTACCCAAGTGAGAAAAGTCGCTATACACCCTCATGCGATCAAAAAGACATCGAACATTGCACCGATGAAGAGATAGTCAATGTTTATGACAATAGTCTCGTCTATACCGATTTTATTGTTTCTCTCGCAATTAAAGCGTTACAAAAGCAACAAAGTAATTACAATGTTGCATTAACTTACATTTCAGATCATGGTGAATCCTTAGGTGAAAAAGGCTTATATTTACATGGTACGCCTTATGCTTTTGCCCCAAAAGAACAGACTCATGTACCTTGGTCCTTCTGGCTACCTGAGCAATATATGCAAGCACATAGCTTTGATAGCGCCTGTATACGTAAAAAAGGGGCTATTGGCGGTCTTTCACATGACAATTTTTTCCACAGTATGCTTGGATTATTAGGCGTAAATACCCGCTTAAAGGATAATAATTTAGATCTATTTTCTACTTGCAACAAAGGATAA
- a CDS encoding response regulator transcription factor has translation MKLLIIEDSEPLRRSLMVGFKHLGFSVDTSGDGSTGLSMCLSNDYDFILLDLMLPHVDGISLLKTLRKMGKQAKVIVVSAKSLPADKIDALLSGADDYMTKPFSFDELHARIVSIARRGNITNKNNKISISQYTLDLFTKTLTYQSQLINLTKNEFLIIECLFLAPNRVINIEQISEAVAGSFESLSKNCIEAHLSTIRKKIRQLGAEPLIQNKRGFGYYVSNKNALN, from the coding sequence ATGAAGTTACTTATTATTGAAGATTCAGAGCCCCTGCGACGTAGCTTAATGGTGGGATTTAAACATTTGGGGTTCAGTGTCGATACCAGTGGTGATGGTTCAACAGGGTTAAGTATGTGCTTAAGTAATGATTATGATTTCATTTTATTAGATTTAATGTTGCCACATGTCGATGGGATCAGCCTATTAAAAACGCTCAGAAAGATGGGAAAACAAGCAAAAGTAATTGTGGTATCGGCAAAGTCCCTACCCGCTGATAAAATAGATGCCCTTTTATCGGGTGCGGATGATTACATGACCAAACCTTTCTCATTCGATGAATTACATGCACGGATAGTATCGATTGCACGTCGTGGCAATATCACTAATAAAAACAATAAAATCTCGATATCGCAATATACGCTAGATTTATTTACTAAAACACTGACCTACCAATCACAATTAATTAACCTCACCAAAAATGAATTTTTAATTATTGAATGCTTATTTTTAGCGCCTAATCGAGTCATCAATATAGAGCAAATAAGTGAAGCGGTAGCAGGCTCTTTTGAGAGCCTGTCAAAAAATTGTATTGAAGCACATTTATCAACGATCCGAAAAAAAATACGCCAACTTGGCGCCGAGCCTCTGATCCAAAACAAACGTGGTTTTGGATATTATGTGAGTAATAAAAATGCGCTCAATTAA
- a CDS encoding sensor histidine kinase, whose translation MRSIKQSLVKKITLMIACIVGFTFFIIDQNVDNLALESFENALIEKSNYMKSLAYMNENELFFDLKSKFLTEFSDTENPQYFQLWKNKSSIRSVSLQTFPDINLLRTEIPLDSYQIYDVTLPDGRSGKSIVCHFLAPQKNNLNEGASTFNNAVYMTLAVPASRVHFIEYLIDGILISGFFLSVLFMRYALIHMISQSLFPLFQLVEQLKTIDISAGRTQLPSSTLKIEEIEPIRDDLNHFIQSNYTLLKKEKRLAADIAHELKTPIAELISLSEILIKYPNEPCIASTYKEDVLGIGLKMKDLVNNLLLLHHSASPNFNLAPSNLSLAIFIPELLDELAFKYSDIKQRLTFINNSALSMICIDTFSLHIILINLLDNALFYSPSHSEIFLVINEIEENKIQINIENKLLTPFAEGELIQLNEPLFRIENARSNNNRHGLGLSIVQNICDRNQLQLGISQQDPMHIKFTFFVSKTPTDKNA comes from the coding sequence ATGCGCTCAATTAAACAAAGCTTAGTCAAAAAAATAACCTTAATGATTGCATGTATCGTCGGTTTTACTTTTTTTATTATTGATCAAAATGTAGATAATCTCGCCTTAGAATCTTTTGAAAATGCGCTAATAGAAAAATCGAATTATATGAAATCATTGGCCTATATGAATGAAAATGAATTGTTTTTTGATTTGAAAAGTAAATTTTTAACTGAATTTTCAGACACAGAAAACCCACAATATTTTCAATTATGGAAAAACAAAAGCTCGATACGATCCGTTTCACTACAAACATTTCCAGATATAAACCTGCTACGCACAGAGATCCCCCTCGATAGCTATCAAATCTATGATGTTACCTTACCCGACGGACGATCTGGAAAAAGCATTGTTTGCCATTTTTTAGCCCCCCAAAAAAACAACTTAAACGAGGGCGCCTCAACATTCAATAATGCAGTTTATATGACCCTAGCCGTCCCAGCATCACGTGTTCATTTTATTGAATATTTAATTGATGGCATTTTAATCAGCGGCTTTTTCTTAAGCGTTTTGTTCATGCGTTACGCATTGATCCACATGATAAGCCAAAGCCTTTTCCCTCTTTTTCAACTCGTAGAGCAGCTTAAAACGATCGACATCAGCGCAGGACGTACTCAGCTACCTTCTTCGACATTAAAAATAGAAGAAATTGAACCTATCCGAGATGATTTAAATCATTTTATTCAAAGTAATTATACGCTACTCAAAAAAGAGAAAAGACTAGCAGCCGATATAGCACATGAATTAAAAACGCCGATAGCAGAGCTCATTAGCCTCAGTGAAATATTAATAAAATACCCTAATGAGCCTTGTATTGCATCGACCTATAAAGAAGATGTACTTGGTATCGGACTAAAAATGAAAGATTTAGTTAATAATTTATTATTATTACACCACAGTGCGTCACCTAACTTTAATTTAGCCCCAAGTAACCTATCTTTAGCTATATTTATTCCTGAGTTGCTCGATGAACTTGCCTTTAAATATAGCGATATTAAGCAGCGCCTGACATTTATTAACAATAGTGCTCTCTCGATGATCTGCATCGATACTTTTAGCCTGCATATCATTTTAATTAATTTACTCGATAACGCTTTATTTTATAGTCCTTCACACTCTGAAATATTTTTAGTCATAAATGAAATTGAAGAAAACAAAATACAGATAAATATTGAGAATAAACTACTTACCCCCTTTGCAGAAGGTGAGTTAATACAATTAAATGAGCCTTTATTTCGCATCGAAAATGCACGTAGTAACAATAACCGCCATGGCTTAGGCTTATCGA